A single Nocardioides bizhenqiangii DNA region contains:
- a CDS encoding SRPBCC family protein — protein MTGLGGEVDLFMRAAPEKVWDLVSDVTRIGEFSPETFEAEWTHGATGPAVGARFKGHVKRNGVGPTYWAPCTVTTCVENEVFEFAVGLDGNPLNTWGYRLTPEGDGTRVTEYFRLTPKWYLRGYWLVLGSLRGRTNERGMRTTLARMKEVVES, from the coding sequence ATGACCGGCCTGGGCGGAGAGGTCGACCTCTTCATGCGCGCTGCGCCGGAGAAGGTCTGGGACCTGGTCAGCGACGTCACCCGGATCGGGGAGTTCTCACCCGAGACGTTCGAGGCCGAGTGGACGCACGGTGCGACCGGGCCGGCCGTCGGCGCCCGGTTCAAGGGCCACGTGAAGCGCAACGGCGTCGGACCGACGTACTGGGCGCCGTGCACGGTCACCACCTGCGTCGAGAACGAGGTGTTCGAGTTCGCCGTGGGGCTCGACGGCAACCCGCTCAACACCTGGGGCTACCGACTGACGCCGGAGGGTGACGGCACCCGGGTCACCGAGTACTTCCGGCTCACGCCGAAGTGGTACCTCCGCGGCTACTGGCTGGTGCTCGGTAGCCTGCGCGGCCGCACCAACGAGCGCGGCATGCGCACGACGCTGGCGAGGATGAAGGAGGTCGTGGAGTCATGA
- a CDS encoding acyl-CoA carboxylase subunit beta codes for MTATTEETRRAAMLEKIESLHAEQAKAVEAGGKYIARHLERGKLTARMRIELLVDEGSAFLELMPLAGWGSDFAVGASVVTGIGVVEGVECMIIANDPTVKGGALNPWSLRKTFRAAEIAERNYLPSINLTESGGADLPTQKEIFIPGGRGFRDLTRSSARKQPTISVVFGNSTAGGAYVPGMSDYVIMVKERAKVFLAGPPLVKMATGEETDDESLGGAEMHSRVSGSSDYLAVDEHDAVRQARRVVARLNWRKRGTTPDPSSYAEPDLDPEDLLDLIPTDLKEPFDPREAILRIVDGSGPGNAVPFDEFKPLYGASLCVGWARLHGHEIGILANARGVLFSEEAQKAAQFIQLANQKDTPLLFLHNTTGYMVGTEYEQGGIIKHGAMMINAVSNSKVPHLTVIMGASYGAGNYGMNGRAYDPRFLFTWPSAKSAVMGPQQLAGVLEIVARESAEKKGEPFDAEGFKGIKDMVEGMVEEQSLPYFLSGLVYDDGVIDPRDTRTVLGICLSVIDNQPIEGAMNFGVFRM; via the coding sequence ATGACCGCCACGACGGAAGAGACCCGACGAGCGGCCATGCTCGAGAAGATCGAGTCGCTCCACGCGGAGCAGGCCAAGGCCGTCGAGGCCGGCGGCAAGTACATCGCCCGCCATCTGGAGCGCGGGAAGCTCACCGCACGGATGAGGATCGAGCTGCTCGTCGACGAGGGCTCGGCGTTCCTCGAGCTGATGCCGCTGGCCGGCTGGGGCAGCGACTTCGCGGTCGGTGCCAGCGTCGTCACCGGGATCGGCGTGGTCGAGGGCGTGGAGTGCATGATCATCGCGAACGACCCGACGGTGAAGGGCGGTGCCCTCAACCCGTGGTCGCTGAGGAAGACGTTCCGGGCGGCGGAGATCGCCGAGCGCAACTACCTGCCGAGCATCAACCTCACCGAGTCCGGTGGTGCCGACCTCCCGACCCAGAAGGAGATCTTCATCCCCGGCGGCCGCGGCTTCCGCGACCTCACCCGGTCCTCGGCCCGCAAGCAGCCGACGATCTCGGTCGTCTTCGGCAACTCCACGGCCGGCGGCGCCTACGTCCCGGGCATGAGCGACTACGTGATCATGGTCAAGGAGCGGGCCAAGGTCTTCCTCGCCGGGCCGCCGCTGGTGAAGATGGCGACGGGTGAGGAGACCGACGACGAGTCGCTCGGTGGGGCCGAGATGCACTCCCGGGTCTCCGGCTCTTCGGACTACCTCGCGGTCGACGAGCACGACGCCGTCCGGCAGGCGCGCCGCGTCGTCGCCCGGCTCAACTGGCGCAAGAGGGGCACCACCCCGGACCCGTCGTCGTACGCCGAGCCCGACCTCGACCCCGAGGACCTGCTCGACCTGATCCCCACCGACCTCAAGGAGCCGTTCGACCCCCGGGAGGCGATCCTGCGGATCGTCGACGGCTCCGGGCCGGGCAACGCGGTGCCGTTCGACGAGTTCAAGCCGTTGTACGGCGCCTCGCTGTGCGTCGGCTGGGCCAGGCTGCACGGCCACGAGATCGGCATCCTCGCCAACGCGCGCGGCGTGCTGTTCTCCGAGGAGGCACAGAAGGCCGCGCAGTTCATCCAGCTGGCCAACCAGAAGGACACGCCGCTGCTGTTCCTGCACAACACCACCGGCTACATGGTCGGCACGGAGTACGAGCAGGGCGGCATCATCAAGCACGGCGCGATGATGATCAACGCCGTCTCCAACTCGAAGGTGCCGCACCTGACGGTGATCATGGGCGCGTCGTACGGCGCCGGCAACTACGGCATGAACGGCCGCGCCTACGACCCGCGCTTCCTCTTCACCTGGCCGTCGGCGAAGTCCGCCGTCATGGGACCGCAGCAGCTCGCCGGCGTGCTCGAGATCGTGGCGCGCGAGTCGGCGGAGAAGAAGGGCGAGCCTTTCGACGCCGAGGGCTTCAAGGGCATCAAGGACATGGTCGAGGGGATGGTCGAGGAGCAGTCGCTGCCCTACTTCCTCTCCGGCCTGGTCTACGACGACGGCGTCATCGACCCGCGCGACACCCGCACCGTTCTCGGCATCTGCCTGTCCGTCATCGACAACCAGCCGATCGAGGGCGCCATGAATTTCGGCGTCTTTCGCATGTAA
- a CDS encoding acetyl/propionyl/methylcrotonyl-CoA carboxylase subunit alpha, producing MTIQRLLVANRGEIARRVFRTCRDLGIETVAVHSDADAGMPFVADADAAVRLPGNAPAETYLRGDLVIEAARKAGADAIHPGYGFLSENAAFAQQVLDAGLTWVGPTPDSIERMGSKIESKKLMEAAGVPVLGELTPETATAEDLPVLVKASAGGGGRGMRIVRELDQLRGEIEAAQSEAASSFGDGTVFVEPYIQSGRHIEVQVLGTADGAVVLGERDCSVQRRHQKVIEEAPAPALPDATRKALHEAAKAAAEAIDYRGAGTVEFLYDVSKDRFYFLEMNTRLQVEHPVTEAVYGVDLVALQIAVAEGAPLLEDVPSVPQGHAIEVRLYAEDPVAGYQPQSGTITRFEVPGVVSEFRTTGYGIRLDSGVGSGDEIGTFYDAMIAKVIVWAPSRDRALRQLAGALARAEIHGLRTNRDLLVNLLRDPVVVDATMDTTWLDGADLALLGAAPGGEQTVPLSGFAAAIALAERARRGARVQSRIPAGFRNVVAQPQETVFLLGDGGGELPVRWYGGRTFSSADLDDVVVVSAGPDQVVLETGGVRRTFAVRVAGDQVDVESPLGHVPLRRKPRFVDPATAVAAGSLLAPMPGSVIAVHAQVGDAVAEGAPILVMEAMKMQHTIAAPYSGTVTELAATTGQQVEAGTVLAVVTPDPDNAENPDAEEDN from the coding sequence ATGACCATTCAAAGACTTCTGGTCGCCAACCGTGGCGAGATCGCCCGGCGGGTCTTCCGCACCTGTCGTGACCTCGGCATCGAGACCGTCGCCGTCCACTCCGACGCCGACGCGGGTATGCCGTTCGTGGCCGACGCCGATGCCGCCGTACGGCTGCCGGGGAACGCTCCGGCCGAGACCTACCTCCGCGGGGACCTGGTGATCGAGGCCGCGCGGAAGGCCGGTGCCGACGCGATCCACCCGGGCTACGGGTTCCTGTCCGAGAACGCCGCGTTCGCACAACAGGTGCTCGACGCCGGACTGACGTGGGTCGGCCCCACGCCCGACTCCATCGAGCGGATGGGCTCCAAGATCGAGTCCAAGAAGCTGATGGAGGCCGCCGGGGTACCGGTGCTCGGCGAGCTCACCCCTGAGACGGCCACCGCCGAGGACCTCCCGGTCCTGGTGAAGGCGTCGGCGGGGGGCGGCGGCCGCGGCATGCGGATCGTCCGCGAGCTCGACCAGCTGCGCGGCGAGATCGAGGCCGCGCAGTCGGAGGCGGCGTCCTCGTTCGGCGACGGCACCGTCTTCGTCGAGCCCTACATCCAGTCCGGTCGGCACATCGAGGTCCAGGTGCTCGGCACGGCCGACGGCGCCGTCGTCCTCGGTGAGCGGGACTGCTCGGTGCAGCGGCGTCACCAGAAGGTGATCGAGGAGGCGCCGGCCCCCGCGCTGCCGGACGCGACCCGCAAGGCGCTGCACGAGGCGGCGAAGGCCGCCGCGGAGGCGATCGACTACCGCGGCGCCGGGACCGTCGAGTTCCTCTACGACGTCTCCAAGGACCGCTTCTACTTCCTGGAGATGAACACGCGCCTCCAGGTCGAGCACCCGGTCACCGAGGCGGTCTACGGCGTCGACCTGGTCGCCCTCCAGATCGCCGTGGCGGAGGGAGCACCGCTGCTCGAGGACGTGCCGTCGGTTCCGCAGGGTCACGCGATCGAGGTCCGGCTCTACGCCGAGGACCCGGTCGCCGGCTACCAGCCGCAGTCGGGCACCATCACCCGGTTCGAGGTGCCGGGTGTGGTCAGCGAGTTCCGGACCACGGGCTACGGCATCCGGCTCGACTCGGGCGTCGGGTCCGGCGACGAGATCGGCACCTTCTACGACGCGATGATCGCCAAGGTCATCGTCTGGGCGCCGTCGCGGGACCGGGCGCTCCGGCAGCTCGCCGGCGCGCTGGCGCGCGCCGAGATCCACGGGCTGCGCACCAACCGCGACCTCCTCGTCAACCTGCTGCGTGACCCCGTGGTCGTCGACGCGACCATGGACACGACGTGGCTCGACGGCGCGGACCTGGCCCTGCTCGGCGCCGCCCCCGGCGGCGAGCAGACGGTGCCGCTGTCGGGCTTCGCCGCCGCGATCGCCCTGGCCGAGCGGGCCCGGCGGGGCGCCCGGGTGCAGAGCCGGATCCCGGCCGGCTTCCGCAACGTCGTCGCGCAGCCGCAGGAGACCGTGTTCCTGCTGGGTGACGGCGGTGGCGAGCTCCCCGTGCGTTGGTACGGCGGCCGCACCTTCTCGTCCGCCGACCTCGACGACGTGGTCGTCGTCTCGGCCGGTCCGGACCAGGTCGTCCTCGAGACGGGCGGCGTCCGCCGTACCTTCGCGGTGCGGGTCGCCGGGGACCAGGTCGACGTCGAGTCGCCGCTCGGCCACGTCCCACTCCGGCGCAAGCCGCGGTTCGTCGACCCCGCGACCGCGGTGGCCGCCGGCTCGCTGCTCGCGCCCATGCCCGGCAGCGTGATCGCGGTCCACGCCCAGGTCGGCGACGCGGTCGCCGAGGGCGCACCCATCCTCGTGATGGAGGCCATGAAGATGCAGCACACCATCGCCGCGCCGTACTCCGGCACGGTCACCGAGCTCGCCGCCACCACCGGCCAGCAGGTCGAGGCGGGCACCGTGCTCGCCGTCGTCACCCCTGATCCCGACAACGCGGAGAACCCCGACGCAGAGGAAGACAACTGA
- a CDS encoding acyl-CoA dehydrogenase family protein, protein MTINFTEPEERVALREAVKKLASKYGREYIERQAREGGKTTDLWLEMGANGFLGVNIPEEYGGGGGGMADLAAVLEEAAAAGAPLLMMVVSPAICGSIISRCGTDEQKQRWLPGIADGTLLMAFGITEADAGSNAHNITTTATRDGDQWVLNGQKTFISGVDEAQSVLIVARTEDAKTGKLKPALFVVPTDAEGFTKQPIEMAWSAPEKQFTLFLDDVRLPADALVGDEDGGLWQLFAGLNPERIMGGALSCGMARYVLDVTVDYAKTRSVWKDTPIGAHQGIQHPLAKVKIELEQARMLWQKAAALYDAGDDFTAGEYANMAKYAGGEVSCNAADVAVHTHGGNGLTVEYGLANMLVASRLGRIAPVSREMILNFVAMHTLGLPKSY, encoded by the coding sequence ATGACGATCAACTTCACCGAGCCCGAGGAGCGGGTGGCGCTGCGCGAGGCGGTCAAGAAGCTCGCCAGCAAGTACGGCCGCGAGTACATCGAGCGGCAGGCGCGCGAGGGCGGCAAGACCACCGACCTCTGGCTGGAGATGGGCGCCAACGGCTTCCTGGGCGTCAACATCCCCGAGGAGTACGGCGGCGGGGGCGGCGGCATGGCCGACCTGGCCGCGGTCCTCGAGGAAGCCGCCGCCGCCGGTGCGCCGCTGCTGATGATGGTCGTGTCGCCGGCCATCTGCGGGTCGATCATCAGCCGGTGCGGCACCGACGAGCAGAAGCAGAGGTGGCTGCCCGGCATCGCCGACGGCACCCTGCTGATGGCCTTCGGGATCACCGAGGCCGACGCCGGCTCCAACGCGCACAACATCACCACCACCGCGACCCGTGACGGCGACCAGTGGGTGCTCAACGGCCAGAAGACGTTCATCTCGGGTGTCGACGAGGCCCAGTCGGTGCTGATCGTGGCGCGCACCGAGGACGCCAAGACCGGCAAGCTCAAGCCGGCGCTGTTCGTCGTACCGACCGATGCCGAAGGCTTCACCAAGCAGCCGATCGAGATGGCGTGGTCGGCGCCGGAGAAGCAGTTCACCCTGTTCCTCGACGACGTCCGGCTGCCCGCCGACGCGCTGGTGGGCGACGAGGACGGCGGCCTCTGGCAGCTGTTCGCCGGCCTCAACCCCGAGCGGATCATGGGCGGGGCCCTGTCGTGCGGCATGGCGCGCTACGTGCTCGACGTCACCGTCGACTACGCCAAGACCCGCAGCGTCTGGAAGGACACCCCCATCGGCGCCCACCAGGGCATCCAGCACCCGCTCGCCAAGGTCAAGATCGAGCTCGAGCAGGCCCGGATGCTGTGGCAGAAGGCCGCCGCGCTCTACGACGCGGGCGACGACTTCACCGCGGGCGAGTACGCCAACATGGCGAAGTACGCCGGCGGCGAGGTCTCCTGCAACGCCGCCGACGTCGCGGTCCACACCCACGGCGGCAACGGCCTCACCGTCGAGTACGGCCTCGCCAACATGCTGGTCGCCTCCCGGCTCGGCCGGATCGCCCCTGTCAGCCGGGAGATGATCCTCAACTTCGTCGCCATGCACACGCTGGGGTTGCCCAAGAGCTACTGA